One segment of Acidianus sp. HS-5 DNA contains the following:
- a CDS encoding NADP-dependent isocitrate dehydrogenase — translation MYKIPEDGEKIQFKDGKWITPNKPIILYIEGDGIGPEIVKSTIEVINKAVELKYKSYKEIKWVEVLAGNKAVQLVGDRFPKDTQDMLKEYRVVLKGPMETPVGKGWKSVNVAIRIMLDLYANIRPVKYIEGLESPIKNPERINMIIFRENTDDLYRGIEYPYNSPEAENIRKFIREELKVDIEDDTGIGFKIISKYKTQRITRMAIKYATQNSRKSITIMHKGNVMKYTEGAFREWAYETALNEFRDYVVTEEEVSTKYGGKIPDGKILINDRIADNMFQQIIIKPEDYDIILAPNVNGDYISDAAGALIGNIGMLGGANVGDDAGMFEAVHGTAPKYAGKNVANPTGIIRGGELMLRFMGWTDAADLIDKAIIESIKQKKVTQDLARYMNVRPLSTTEYTQELLSIMETVN, via the coding sequence ATGTACAAAATACCAGAAGATGGAGAGAAAATTCAATTTAAAGATGGCAAATGGATTACCCCTAATAAACCTATTATCTTATATATTGAAGGGGACGGAATAGGCCCAGAAATCGTAAAATCTACGATAGAGGTAATAAATAAGGCTGTAGAGTTAAAATATAAAAGCTATAAAGAAATAAAATGGGTAGAAGTCTTAGCAGGTAATAAGGCTGTTCAGCTTGTTGGAGACAGATTTCCTAAGGATACACAAGATATGCTAAAGGAATATAGAGTTGTATTAAAAGGACCAATGGAAACCCCTGTGGGTAAAGGTTGGAAATCTGTTAATGTAGCGATAAGGATTATGCTTGACCTTTATGCCAATATAAGACCAGTAAAATACATTGAAGGCTTAGAAAGTCCTATTAAAAACCCTGAAAGAATTAATATGATAATATTTAGAGAAAATACTGATGACTTATATAGAGGAATAGAGTACCCGTATAATTCTCCAGAAGCGGAAAACATCAGGAAATTTATTAGAGAAGAGTTAAAAGTCGATATAGAAGATGATACTGGAATAGGATTTAAAATAATAAGTAAATATAAAACACAAAGAATAACAAGAATGGCAATAAAATATGCTACCCAGAATTCTAGGAAGAGCATAACGATTATGCATAAGGGCAATGTGATGAAATATACTGAAGGCGCATTTAGAGAATGGGCGTATGAAACTGCACTTAACGAATTTAGAGACTATGTTGTTACAGAAGAAGAGGTTTCTACTAAATACGGAGGAAAAATACCTGATGGAAAAATACTCATAAATGACAGGATAGCAGATAACATGTTCCAACAGATCATCATTAAACCTGAAGATTACGATATAATTCTAGCACCTAACGTAAACGGAGATTACATCTCTGATGCTGCAGGAGCATTGATAGGCAATATAGGCATGCTTGGTGGGGCAAACGTAGGAGATGATGCGGGAATGTTTGAAGCAGTACATGGAACTGCTCCCAAATATGCTGGCAAAAACGTCGCTAACCCTACTGGAATAATAAGAGGAGGGGAATTGATGCTCAGATTTATGGGGTGGACAGACGCAGCGGACCTTATAGATAAGGCAATAATAGAGTCAATAAAACAGAAGAAAGTAACACAAGATTTAGCTAGATATATGAATGTAAGGCCGTTATCAACAACAGAATACACGCAAGAACTCTTGAGTATAATGGAAACAGTGAATTAA
- a CDS encoding 4a-hydroxytetrahydrobiopterin dehydratase, with protein MNKLSEDEIGNKLKNLNNWEYKDNKLVKEFKFRNFDDSINFLKLIQPVADSLDHHPDVHIYYNRVVIELTTHDAGGITELDFQLAEKIDDLSTHVM; from the coding sequence ATGAATAAACTTTCTGAAGATGAAATAGGGAATAAGTTAAAAAATTTAAATAATTGGGAATATAAGGATAATAAACTTGTTAAAGAATTCAAATTTAGGAATTTTGACGATTCAATAAACTTTCTCAAGTTAATACAGCCAGTTGCGGATAGCCTAGATCATCATCCCGACGTTCATATATATTACAATAGAGTAGTAATTGAATTAACTACTCATGATGCGGGAGGAATAACCGAGTTAGATTTTCAATTGGCTGAAAAAATAGACGATCTAAGCACACATGTTATGTAA
- the ilvD gene encoding dihydroxy-acid dehydratase — MIQKIRSQTVYGGYEKAPNRAFLRAMGLNDDDISRPLIGIAAAWNEAGPCNIHVLGLANVAKEGVREAGGTPRIFTTPVVIDGIAMGSEGMKYSLVSREVIADTVELTVNAHGYDGFVALGGCDKTGPGLMMAMARLNIPSIYMYGGTTLPGNYKGKQIAIGDVYEAVGTYSAGKITAEDLRIMELNAIPGPGTCGGLYTANTMGTMSEALGVALPGSASPPAVDAERVMFAKETGRALLNLMEIGLKPRDILTFEAFENAITALMASGGSTNAVLHLLAIAHEAGVNLTLDDFDRISKRVPEIVNMKPGGEYVMADLHKVGGVPLILKKLFDAGLLHGDTITVTGKTMEQNLKEYKIPEVPHSHIVRDINNPYSSTGGIRILKGNLATEGAVIKASASKVKYHKGPARVFNSEEEAFKAVLNGEIKEKEVVIIRYEGPKGGPGMREMLAVTSAIVGQGLGESVALVTDGRFSGATRGIMVGHVAPEAASGGTIAVVEDGDVVTIDVDNGKLEIDLSDKEIKDRLANWKSPEPKYKTGLLAQYAKLVSSSSKGAVLLG, encoded by the coding sequence ATGATTCAAAAAATTCGATCTCAAACAGTTTACGGTGGATATGAAAAAGCACCTAATAGAGCTTTTTTAAGAGCAATGGGATTAAACGATGACGATATATCAAGACCTTTAATAGGCATAGCAGCAGCGTGGAATGAAGCGGGACCTTGTAACATCCACGTGCTAGGGTTAGCTAATGTAGCAAAGGAAGGTGTAAGAGAAGCTGGAGGAACTCCTAGAATTTTCACTACTCCAGTAGTTATAGACGGTATAGCAATGGGAAGTGAAGGAATGAAATATTCACTAGTTAGTAGAGAAGTAATAGCAGACACAGTTGAGCTAACAGTTAATGCACATGGATATGATGGTTTTGTAGCACTAGGGGGCTGTGATAAGACAGGTCCAGGCTTAATGATGGCAATGGCTAGACTGAACATACCATCAATTTACATGTATGGAGGAACTACATTACCGGGTAATTATAAAGGAAAACAGATTGCAATAGGCGATGTATATGAAGCAGTAGGAACATATTCCGCAGGGAAGATAACTGCAGAAGACCTAAGGATCATGGAGTTGAATGCAATACCCGGCCCTGGAACTTGCGGTGGTTTATATACAGCAAATACCATGGGGACTATGTCAGAAGCTTTAGGAGTTGCTTTACCTGGTAGTGCATCGCCTCCAGCAGTTGATGCCGAAAGAGTAATGTTTGCGAAAGAGACAGGAAGGGCATTACTTAATTTAATGGAAATAGGATTAAAACCTAGAGATATATTAACTTTTGAGGCATTTGAGAATGCAATAACAGCACTTATGGCTTCAGGAGGCTCAACCAATGCAGTATTGCACTTATTGGCAATAGCTCATGAGGCTGGAGTTAATCTAACTTTAGATGATTTTGATAGAATAAGCAAAAGAGTTCCAGAAATAGTAAACATGAAGCCTGGAGGAGAATATGTGATGGCAGACTTACATAAAGTAGGCGGAGTACCATTAATTCTAAAGAAGTTATTTGATGCTGGATTGCTTCATGGAGACACTATTACTGTAACAGGAAAAACAATGGAGCAAAACTTAAAAGAATATAAAATTCCCGAAGTTCCTCATTCGCACATAGTAAGAGATATAAATAATCCTTACAGTTCCACTGGTGGAATAAGAATTTTAAAAGGAAATTTAGCTACTGAAGGAGCAGTAATTAAAGCCTCAGCCAGTAAAGTTAAATATCATAAAGGACCTGCCAGAGTATTTAACTCAGAGGAAGAGGCATTTAAAGCGGTATTAAATGGTGAAATAAAGGAAAAGGAAGTAGTAATAATAAGGTATGAAGGACCAAAAGGAGGACCTGGAATGAGAGAAATGTTAGCAGTAACTAGCGCAATTGTAGGTCAAGGATTAGGAGAAAGCGTAGCTCTAGTAACTGATGGTAGGTTTTCTGGAGCAACTAGAGGAATAATGGTAGGTCATGTAGCACCAGAAGCCGCATCAGGAGGAACTATAGCAGTAGTAGAAGATGGTGATGTAGTAACAATAGATGTTGATAATGGTAAGTTAGAGATAGACTTAAGCGATAAAGAAATTAAGGATAGGCTAGCTAATTGGAAATCTCCAGAGCCTAAATATAAGACCGGTTTACTTGCACAATATGCTAAATTAGTATCGTCTTCCTCTAAGGGAGCAGTACTTTTAGGGTAA
- a CDS encoding peptidase S53: MLKTLLVMIVLITQLIPLYSPTNMISHNLQELNPNCVVTVAIVEQPKNLAKLQLDVEDHVILNKTCICKLFIPHNEISKAIEYLSKFGLQTVVYMNVILTTGKVCSFEHALNGKFYAIDFHNIRFYEFLGDPPVAIGNALVFSTNITSQILQQPDTLYNYSQAIAYNVIYPCILREAYNATSLYKQGIMGNGTSVGIVDFCGDPYIYQQLKCFDKEFKIQNPPSFLICPIGSYNPNQGIASGWALEISLDVEYSHEIAPDAGIVLYVANPNVPLPAIVAFIDHQDKVNVVSQSFGIPEIYFDLGLLSLSYLQSLTYEYWLGEVEGITFVAASGDYGGNGYNFYLFPQGGLLIPASDPYVLAAGGSTLYYSCNKTVQEAWSGESVYGASTGGFSSIFPSPWYQGANGFREVPDVIADANPYTGVPVIYYYGEKYLVGGTSVASPTVAGIIDLATQIHGKLGFINPLIYDLEGTKALQQITFGYNTPYYVKNDSYNPVSGLGYINAGCFVSLIRNETTISVAVFNTTYNDGQVVKVIVKASPTIPVSGYVYDGNKIFEKFPLVYNGSYWIGYFTAKGSGIQEVVVTQGNEKSGTYILVGMQAMFLCPQVAVYPSPMGIKIIAELLYANGSAAIASRTYTAFLCQYNMITCSLEKVNETTLHSPTLIEGYMYIFFNNGSYVYGCFAPTNPFGGIYRIEINCIFGFAEFVEGIYLVPYIIPSAFTEPVSIANGCNFTIGVAMLSNVAPNVTIELFNEDDKPVYSFSINAICYSSSTYYVKEISLPHNLSKGYYKVISIADYNSSSGMVYGEGFTQVYVSTCTLRVEVSTIPSVNAYENESLYIIASITYENGTNVNFGTFNAVIIPSYMKSDFSNLDLEFSVPLYYVEGKWLGKITTPCEKTNSLRLSAVALSGEWCIYIYGTSYNGIPISFPTTLSYSTLNILPVKPNEHFILLPYTYVKNFSGTLIENAYICNAVIIGHNATFVNSFIRNLTLINGSVRLISSNAIYYKVINGTIFNGSTQVSTNGKKIDITSSNLGEIIVTLLILLAIDIGIITKFRRK, encoded by the coding sequence ATGTTAAAGACCTTATTGGTAATGATTGTTTTAATAACGCAATTGATTCCATTATACTCTCCTACTAACATGATTAGTCATAATTTACAAGAGTTAAATCCTAATTGCGTTGTAACTGTTGCTATAGTTGAGCAACCTAAAAATTTAGCAAAATTGCAACTAGATGTAGAAGATCACGTAATTCTTAACAAAACTTGTATATGTAAACTTTTCATACCTCATAACGAGATTTCAAAAGCTATAGAATATTTAAGCAAATTTGGATTACAAACTGTAGTATATATGAATGTGATATTGACAACTGGTAAAGTTTGTAGTTTTGAACATGCTCTAAACGGTAAGTTTTACGCGATAGATTTTCATAATATAAGATTCTATGAGTTTTTAGGAGATCCTCCAGTAGCTATAGGAAATGCTCTAGTATTCTCAACAAATATTACGTCTCAAATTTTACAACAGCCTGATACATTGTATAATTATTCTCAAGCTATAGCATATAACGTAATTTATCCCTGCATATTAAGGGAAGCGTATAACGCTACTTCACTGTATAAACAAGGAATAATGGGTAATGGAACAAGCGTCGGAATAGTCGACTTTTGTGGAGATCCCTATATTTATCAACAACTGAAGTGCTTTGATAAGGAATTTAAGATACAAAATCCTCCAAGTTTCCTTATATGTCCTATAGGTTCTTATAATCCGAATCAGGGTATTGCTAGCGGTTGGGCTTTAGAAATATCCCTCGACGTAGAATATTCTCACGAAATAGCCCCAGATGCCGGTATAGTATTATACGTGGCCAATCCGAACGTTCCGTTACCTGCAATAGTAGCCTTTATTGATCATCAAGATAAGGTAAATGTAGTATCTCAGAGTTTCGGAATTCCAGAGATCTACTTCGATCTAGGTTTATTGTCTTTATCTTATTTACAATCATTAACTTACGAATATTGGTTAGGTGAAGTCGAAGGAATAACTTTTGTCGCTGCGAGTGGAGATTACGGAGGAAATGGCTATAACTTCTATCTATTTCCGCAAGGTGGATTGCTAATTCCTGCCAGTGATCCTTATGTTCTAGCCGCAGGAGGCTCTACATTATATTATTCTTGCAATAAAACTGTTCAAGAGGCGTGGAGTGGAGAAAGCGTATATGGAGCGTCGACAGGAGGCTTTAGTAGTATATTTCCGTCTCCTTGGTATCAGGGCGCTAATGGATTTAGAGAAGTTCCAGACGTTATAGCAGATGCTAATCCTTATACTGGAGTACCAGTAATTTATTATTACGGAGAAAAATACTTAGTTGGAGGTACTTCCGTAGCTTCACCTACAGTTGCAGGGATAATAGATTTAGCTACTCAAATCCATGGGAAATTAGGTTTTATAAATCCTCTAATTTATGATCTAGAAGGAACTAAAGCGTTACAACAGATAACTTTTGGATATAATACTCCATATTACGTTAAGAACGATTCTTACAATCCAGTTTCTGGGCTTGGGTATATAAATGCAGGATGCTTCGTATCTCTCATAAGGAATGAAACTACAATTAGTGTTGCAGTTTTCAATACTACTTACAATGATGGTCAAGTAGTTAAGGTAATAGTAAAAGCTTCTCCGACAATACCAGTTTCGGGTTATGTTTATGACGGAAATAAGATATTTGAGAAATTTCCTTTAGTATATAACGGATCTTATTGGATAGGGTACTTTACAGCTAAAGGTAGTGGTATTCAAGAAGTAGTAGTAACTCAAGGTAACGAGAAATCAGGGACTTATATACTTGTTGGGATGCAAGCTATGTTCTTATGCCCTCAAGTAGCAGTTTATCCTAGTCCTATGGGAATAAAGATAATAGCAGAATTATTATATGCAAATGGGTCTGCTGCTATTGCTTCTAGAACATACACTGCATTTTTATGCCAATATAATATGATTACGTGTTCACTTGAAAAAGTTAATGAGACTACCTTACATTCTCCAACCCTTATAGAAGGCTATATGTACATATTCTTTAATAACGGATCTTATGTGTATGGATGTTTTGCGCCAACAAATCCTTTTGGCGGAATTTATAGGATAGAGATAAACTGTATCTTTGGATTCGCAGAATTTGTAGAGGGAATTTATCTAGTTCCATACATTATACCATCAGCGTTTACTGAGCCCGTATCAATAGCTAATGGATGTAACTTTACTATAGGAGTTGCTATGCTTTCTAACGTAGCTCCTAATGTTACAATAGAGCTTTTTAACGAAGATGATAAGCCGGTTTATTCATTCTCTATAAATGCAATATGTTATTCAAGTTCAACGTATTATGTTAAAGAAATTTCGCTTCCTCATAATTTATCGAAAGGGTATTATAAAGTAATTTCGATAGCAGATTATAATTCTAGTAGTGGTATGGTTTACGGAGAAGGATTTACACAAGTTTATGTATCAACTTGTACTTTAAGAGTTGAAGTAAGTACGATACCTAGTGTAAATGCGTACGAGAACGAAAGTCTATATATAATAGCTTCTATAACGTATGAAAACGGAACGAATGTAAACTTTGGTACATTTAATGCGGTAATTATTCCTTCATACATGAAGAGCGATTTTAGTAATCTAGACTTAGAATTTTCCGTACCTTTATACTATGTTGAAGGCAAATGGCTAGGTAAAATTACCACGCCCTGTGAAAAAACTAATTCATTACGTCTTTCTGCAGTTGCACTAAGCGGTGAATGGTGTATTTATATTTATGGAACCTCGTATAATGGTATTCCTATATCTTTCCCTACGACTTTAAGTTATTCAACGCTTAATATATTGCCTGTTAAACCCAATGAGCATTTCATATTACTTCCTTATACATACGTTAAGAATTTTAGCGGAACGTTAATAGAGAACGCTTACATATGTAATGCAGTTATAATAGGTCATAACGCAACTTTCGTTAACTCCTTTATAAGGAACTTAACGTTAATAAATGGTTCTGTGAGGTTGATTAGTAGTAACGCAATTTACTATAAGGTAATTAACGGTACCATATTTAATGGAAGTACACAGGTTAGTACTAATGGTAAGAAAATAGATATAACCTCAAGCAATTTAGGTGAAATAATAGTAACACTATTAATACTCTTGGCAATAGATATAGGCATAATAACCAAATTTAGAAGGAAGTAA
- a CDS encoding AAA family ATPase, translating into MIRETLKGGKGEVIKNPKVFIDPISVFTEIPYREDIIKETAISIRYFVKNDVRFSNLFLGLTGTGKTFVVRYILNEIEEVKKEDEEYKGVVQAYVNCREVGGTPQAVLSVLAERLTNDIVPKHGINLGEYIEKIKNAVETKKAIVYLDEVDTLVKRREGDIVLYQLLRADAEISVIMISNDINVRDYMEPRVLSSLGPSVIFKPYDADQLKEILSKYAEYGLFRGTYTDEILAYIAAISAKEHGDARKAVNLLFRAAQLASGEGIIRKEHVDRAIVEYEQERLVEAIKSLPFHYKLALRASLDSEDVVTAHKIYVDLCNKLKQRPLSYRRFSDIISELDMFGIIKIKILNKGRAGGIRKYIEVPDREKIMKALDENLAEEMGYEY; encoded by the coding sequence GTGATTCGAGAGACATTAAAGGGAGGAAAAGGAGAGGTCATAAAGAATCCTAAGGTTTTCATAGATCCTATTTCAGTCTTTACTGAAATACCTTATAGGGAAGATATAATTAAGGAGACTGCGATATCAATTAGATATTTCGTTAAAAACGATGTAAGGTTTTCCAACTTATTCTTAGGACTTACTGGTACCGGGAAGACATTTGTTGTTAGATATATCCTGAACGAGATAGAGGAAGTTAAAAAAGAGGATGAGGAATACAAGGGCGTTGTTCAGGCTTACGTGAATTGCAGAGAAGTTGGAGGCACACCTCAAGCAGTATTATCTGTTCTGGCAGAGAGATTAACTAACGATATTGTACCGAAGCACGGTATAAATTTGGGTGAATATATAGAGAAGATTAAGAATGCTGTAGAAACTAAGAAGGCCATAGTTTATTTAGACGAAGTAGATACATTAGTTAAAAGGAGGGAAGGCGATATTGTACTATATCAACTTCTTAGGGCTGATGCAGAAATATCAGTAATTATGATTAGTAATGATATTAATGTAAGGGATTACATGGAACCTCGTGTATTATCATCTCTTGGTCCTTCCGTCATTTTTAAGCCATACGATGCAGATCAGTTAAAAGAAATCTTGAGCAAGTATGCGGAGTACGGCTTATTCAGAGGGACGTATACTGATGAGATCTTAGCTTATATCGCAGCAATTTCTGCAAAGGAGCACGGAGATGCTAGGAAAGCTGTGAACTTATTATTTAGGGCTGCTCAGTTAGCCTCTGGAGAAGGTATAATAAGAAAGGAACACGTTGATAGAGCAATAGTTGAGTATGAACAAGAAAGGCTTGTGGAGGCGATTAAGTCTCTTCCTTTTCATTATAAACTAGCTTTAAGAGCATCTTTGGATTCGGAAGATGTAGTAACTGCCCATAAAATTTACGTTGATCTTTGTAATAAGTTAAAACAAAGGCCTTTATCGTATAGACGATTTTCTGATATAATTTCAGAGCTTGACATGTTCGGGATAATAAAGATAAAGATCCTGAATAAGGGCAGAGCTGGAGGTATAAGGAAGTATATAGAGGTTCCAGATAGGGAAAAGATTATGAAGGCGTTAGACGAAAATTTAGCTGAGGAAATGGGGTATGAGTACTAA
- a CDS encoding gamma-glutamylcyclotransferase gives MYLFAYGTLRYGFELHHLLKDSRFVGLGFIEGYKMYDIGNYPGVVKGDGTVWGEVYEVEDQLISLLDEIEDYRGRQDDLYIREKTRVHFDQKRRYYLDNVNFYRYNHGIEFRDEIEPGDYSRWVGMPVIVNYFAYAENTNPEILKERGVKEIMKEIEAYLEDYRIIFNIKCKYGLCANLKESKGGNVYGYIYVMLEDELNSLDKAEEHLIKYVRDVIKVKDKEGREYFAQAYISDYKEEEGKPTDFYRNSIIEGLKRKWDKISTGL, from the coding sequence ATGTACTTATTTGCATATGGAACTTTAAGATACGGTTTTGAACTTCATCACCTACTTAAAGACAGCAGGTTTGTAGGATTAGGTTTTATAGAAGGATACAAGATGTACGATATAGGAAACTACCCTGGAGTTGTAAAAGGAGACGGAACAGTTTGGGGAGAGGTATATGAAGTAGAAGATCAATTAATAAGCCTTTTGGACGAAATAGAAGATTATAGGGGAAGACAAGATGATTTATATATAAGAGAGAAGACTAGAGTTCATTTTGACCAAAAGAGGAGATATTACCTTGATAATGTAAATTTTTACAGATATAACCATGGAATAGAATTCAGAGACGAAATAGAACCGGGAGATTATTCAAGATGGGTTGGAATGCCCGTAATTGTTAATTATTTTGCTTATGCAGAAAATACTAACCCTGAAATTCTAAAGGAGAGAGGGGTTAAAGAAATAATGAAGGAGATAGAAGCTTACTTAGAGGATTATAGAATCATATTTAATATTAAATGCAAGTACGGACTTTGCGCTAATTTGAAGGAATCTAAAGGAGGTAATGTTTATGGTTATATATATGTAATGCTAGAGGACGAATTAAACTCTTTGGATAAGGCAGAGGAGCATTTAATTAAATACGTCAGAGATGTTATAAAAGTAAAGGACAAAGAAGGAAGAGAATATTTTGCACAGGCTTATATCTCAGATTATAAGGAGGAAGAAGGGAAGCCTACAGACTTTTATAGGAATTCAATAATTGAAGGCTTAAAGAGGAAATGGGATAAGATAAGTACTGGATTGTGA
- the asd gene encoding aspartate-semialdehyde dehydrogenase produces the protein MRRILKAAILGATGLVGIEYVRMLSQHPYIKPAYLAGKGSVGKPYGEVVRWQTIGQVPKEIADMEVKPTDPKLMDDVDLIFSPLPQGAAGPIEEQFAKEGFPVISNSPDHRFDPDVPMLVPELNSHTVSLIDEQRKRRDWKGFIVTTPLCTAQGAAIPLAPIFMNFKMTGAYITTIQSLSGAGYPGIPSLDVVDNILPLGDKYDAKTIKEITRLFSEVKRNINEPPLQEMALDATTHRIATVHGHYEVSYVTFKEDTNVEKVRETLENFRGEPQDLKLPTAPEKPIIVRNEDNRPQVYFDRWSGDPPGMSIVVGRLKQISNRSIRMVSLIHNTIRGAAGGGILTAELLKAKGYIE, from the coding sequence ATGAGAAGGATTCTAAAAGCTGCAATACTAGGGGCTACAGGCTTAGTAGGAATTGAATACGTAAGAATGCTATCTCAACATCCTTATATAAAGCCTGCATATTTAGCAGGGAAAGGTTCAGTAGGTAAGCCATACGGAGAGGTCGTAAGATGGCAAACAATAGGTCAAGTTCCGAAAGAAATTGCAGACATGGAAGTAAAACCTACAGATCCGAAACTAATGGACGATGTAGATCTTATTTTCTCGCCACTACCTCAGGGAGCTGCAGGTCCTATAGAAGAACAGTTTGCTAAGGAAGGTTTTCCAGTAATCAGTAATTCTCCAGACCATAGGTTTGATCCTGATGTACCAATGTTAGTACCGGAGTTGAACTCTCATACAGTGTCATTAATAGATGAACAGAGGAAAAGAAGAGATTGGAAAGGCTTCATAGTAACTACTCCATTATGTACTGCACAAGGAGCTGCAATTCCGTTAGCTCCTATATTCATGAATTTTAAGATGACCGGAGCTTATATAACAACAATCCAGTCATTATCTGGAGCTGGATATCCAGGCATTCCATCATTAGATGTCGTAGATAATATATTACCACTAGGAGATAAATATGATGCAAAAACAATAAAGGAAATTACCAGATTATTTAGCGAAGTAAAAAGAAATATTAACGAACCACCTCTACAAGAGATGGCTTTGGATGCAACAACACATAGAATAGCTACTGTTCATGGCCATTATGAAGTCTCTTACGTGACTTTTAAAGAAGATACCAATGTGGAGAAAGTTAGAGAAACATTGGAGAATTTTAGAGGTGAACCTCAGGATCTAAAATTACCTACTGCACCTGAAAAGCCAATAATAGTAAGGAACGAAGATAATAGACCTCAAGTGTATTTTGATAGATGGTCCGGAGATCCTCCAGGGATGAGCATAGTAGTAGGAAGGTTAAAGCAAATAAGCAATAGATCAATAAGAATGGTATCTTTAATTCACAATACGATTAGAGGAGCTGCTGGAGGAGGAATTTTAACAGCGGAATTACTTAAGGCAAAAGGATATATAGAATGA
- a CDS encoding PadR family transcriptional regulator, with product MKYKEKPKMMVFRGLLQIIIAYIIYRYGDMYGYEIKRKLEEIHGKKLPHGLIYITLKRMVNSDILEIYEKDGKKYYRLSEGGKEFLENHVQVLQKVRSIIDEIVNYMNSNH from the coding sequence ATGAAGTATAAAGAAAAGCCAAAAATGATGGTATTCAGAGGCCTTTTGCAGATTATAATTGCCTATATTATTTATCGATATGGAGATATGTATGGTTATGAAATTAAGAGAAAATTGGAAGAAATTCATGGAAAAAAATTACCTCATGGTTTAATTTATATTACATTGAAAAGAATGGTTAACTCCGATATTCTTGAAATTTATGAAAAAGATGGGAAGAAATATTATAGATTATCAGAAGGAGGTAAAGAGTTTTTAGAGAATCACGTGCAGGTACTGCAAAAAGTTAGAAGTATAATAGATGAAATAGTGAATTATATGAATTCTAATCATTAA
- a CDS encoding NfeD family protein — protein sequence MVHYIVIPIIIIIVLIIILVITGYISDPIIDIPSFAIIGFLSYRIVYVIIKTRKRNLYSYKGKIGKAVDDIPKGKEGYVLIEGEYWKAIAEEPIVSGDEVVVIGMQDLKLIVRKNKNNEVII from the coding sequence GTGGTACACTACATAGTTATTCCAATTATAATTATAATAGTCTTGATCATAATTCTAGTTATTACTGGATATATTTCCGATCCTATAATTGATATACCATCATTTGCTATAATTGGATTTCTCAGTTATAGAATAGTTTATGTAATAATAAAAACTAGAAAGAGGAACTTATACTCATATAAAGGAAAAATAGGAAAGGCTGTAGATGACATTCCTAAAGGAAAGGAAGGCTATGTATTGATAGAAGGAGAATATTGGAAAGCTATAGCTGAAGAGCCAATAGTCTCTGGAGACGAAGTAGTTGTAATTGGGATGCAAGATTTAAAGCTTATAGTGAGAAAAAATAAAAATAATGAAGTTATCATCTAG